From the genome of Natrinema marinum:
ATGCCGTCGTGCTCTTCTCACCCAGTGGCTCGTACTACGAACGGTTCTCGGCCGTCGACGACGTCGACGTGCTCGTCGTCGGGACCGAAAACGCCGTTGGCGCGGAGACGTTCGTCGAACTGCCGCTGGCGTTCGAAGACGTGTCCGAACGGATTCGCTTCGGCCTCGAGGGGGCCCTAGAGCAGGGCGTGATCGAGGACGGGGACGAACTCGCCTGCGCGACGAGCGTCTTCGGCGACGGGATCGATACCGTCTCTCGGGTCCGCGCCGACGCGGAGACTCACACCGGGATCTACGACCTGTTCGTCAAGTCCCGGGCCGATCCGGAGGTTATCAAGGCGGTCCTCGAGTTGGCGATCGAACTGGGACAGAAAGGCCAGAAGGGGAAGCCGGTCGGCGCGCTGTTCGTCGTCGGCGACGCGGGGAAGGTGATGAACAAGTCCCGCCCGCTTTCGTACAACCCCTTCGAGAAGTCCCACGTCCACGTCGGCGATCCGATCGTGAACGT
Proteins encoded in this window:
- the dacZ gene encoding diadenylate cyclase DacZ encodes the protein MAGLDDVFGDLFASVDAVVLFSPSGSYYERFSAVDDVDVLVVGTENAVGAETFVELPLAFEDVSERIRFGLEGALEQGVIEDGDELACATSVFGDGIDTVSRVRADAETHTGIYDLFVKSRADPEVIKAVLELAIELGQKGQKGKPVGALFVVGDAGKVMNKSRPLSYNPFEKSHVHVGDPIVNVMLKEFSRLDGAFVISDAGKIVSAYRYLEPSAEGVDIPKGLGARHMAGGAITRDTNAITIVLSESDGLVRAFKGGELILEVDPEAY